The Pseudomonas graminis region TGCGAATAGCATGGCGTGTTTCATATAAGGTTCTTTAGGACTATGCGGCATAGTGAGCGGCTTCATTTTTTTGCCTCCGCCGCCAAACGAATCTTTTGCATTTTTTCAAAGTTAGGCCGCGCTCGCCAATCGGATTCCACAGAGCCATCGGGGTAGTAGAATTTTATGAAGTCTCCAATGACGTGTTTCTTTGGCGACACAGATGTCACAACCACGTCTGAGTGCAGTACCGGCTCAAAATATATGTTACGTACCTCTCGAGCTTCGTAAGTAAGATAACCTCCGCCTTCGCTAGACAGATTCGCACGCTTGGCGTAACCATCGATGAATTTTTCGCTAATCCATGGATAGTAATCCTTAACTATTCTCAGGTCCGGGCCAACGACTGCTCTAACGCCGCCAACACTTATTGGCGCGTTTTTTTCATCGAATTTTATTATAACCGTGCCACCAGTGCCGGACGTTACACCCTCCCCAAAACCACCTGGAATACGGTATTTTATGCCGACTATGACGTTGCTAAGACGCCATTTGCATGGACCCCCGCCATTGATAAATAATTCTGCCTCATAGAAACTTGTGGCTCCACGTTTCATTAATGCCGAATCATACCCTCTGCGGCCTTCCAGCGACTCTGCCCGCCCATCGCCATCATGGACAACTCTGCGGCATATAGCCGAGCGATACATGACTCGCAGAGGCTGTGGCTCCAGCTCTTCAGGCATCTTTATAACGATTTCGACTGTCTCACCATCTGGCGGTGGATTCATACTATAGTCTTTTGCGCAGCCGCTGAGGAAGGTGAGCAATACAAAGCACAAAACCGAAGTCTTCGAAAATGATTTGGTGTTATTCATGGAGTTTTTCCCACTACAGGGGGTGGCGCGGTAAGCGATTTCATTTACTTGCTTCCGCTTTCAGGCGGATTTCCTGCATTTTCTTAAAGTCAGCCTCCGATCGCCAATGGGACTGAACGGTTCCATCCGGATAATAAAACTTAGGAAAGTCGCCTTTTACATTTTTCTTAGGGGCAATGGACCTCACTACGTAATCCCCATGCAGCACTGGCTCAGAATAGACTTTTCGGACATGCGGCGCGGTATACGTCAAATCGCCTCCATCGACGCCGACAAGACTAACCTGCTTGGCGTAGCCATTGATGAAGCGCTCGCTCACCAGAGGATAGTAATTTTCTATAACATTCAACACTGCGTCTTTCACGGTAATCGGGCTGGAGATTTGACGCTGAGGGTTGTTCGAATCAAATACGACTATCAATCCACCGCCCCACCCAGGTGTCGCATCAACTCCGAATGGAGTGGGTACGCTATATTGAACGCCTAGATCCACATTGCTCAGACGCCATCTGCAAGGGCCACCGCCGTCGACATATAGCTCAGCCTCATACAGATCATTCTTAATTCGCCTTAACGTTAGATCGAAACCGTTATACCTATCCAAAGTTTCACGGCGCCCGTGTGCATCATGGGTTACGTGCCGACATATGGCAGACCGATACATTACGCGCATAGGCTTCGCCTCCAAGCCTTCGGGCAATTTAATACTAAAGGAGACCTTTTCACCCTCCGGCGCTGGTGACATAGTGCGATCCGTTGCACAGCCGCTCATCGAAAGCATTAAAATCATGACTCCCACTAACAACTTCAAATTGGTCATCCTGCCCTTTCGACACATGCTTTGAGCAACAGTGACCCGCTTCATTTTTTTGCTTCCGCTTTCAGGCGGATTTCCTGCATTTTTTTAAAGTTGGGCCTTCCTTCCGGATCGGACTCGACTGTCCCATCCGGATAAAAAAATTTAATGAAGTCTCCGACTGCGTGTTTTTTTGGCGCTACAGACGTCACCACAAACTCTGGATGAAACACCGGTTCAAAATAAACATTTCTTGCTTGCCTCGCTTCATATGTAAGATAACCGCTTCCGTATCCCGACAAGCTGGCACGCTTTACATATCCTCCGGTATATCTCTCGTTTAGCCAAAGATAGTAATCCTTGACGATTTTCAACTCTGAACCCTCAACTGCCACACGCCCCCCCAAACTAAGCTGTGGATTGTTATGATCGAATACGACTATTACTCCGCCTCCCCCGCCAACTAGAACATTTTCGCCAAAGCGACCGGGGTCACGGTAGGTCACTCCGAACATCACATTACTTAAACGCCATTCGCACGGCCCGCCACCATTAACAAAAAGCGTCGCTTTATACATATTTTCTGGTTGACCTGGCTGGAAGACGGTCTCAAAAGAACTGTGCCCGTCCAGCATTTCAGGTTTGCCGCTTGCATCATGACCAACACGCTGGCATTTAGCCGATCGATACATAACACGCATATCGTATGGTTTTAATTCTGCTGGAACCTTGATCGTAAACGTCACCTTTTCCCCGTCTGGTAGTGGTGACAGGCTACGGTCCGTTGCACAGCCGCTCACCGAGATTGACAGCGCACTACACAGCAGAGAAGCTTTAAATTGAACCGCTAAATGGCTCATTAGCTCATCCCCGCACACGTGCAATGGAATCAAGGCGTTCGAGCGCTTCGACTCCACCATCCAACTGCCGTGTCTCCTTCAATGCCGCATCGACTTCCTCGTGCATCAGCAGGAACCAGCGATTACGCTTATGTTCATCTTTCGGCGAAGTGCTGCCATGCTCTTCCATCTGTTTCTTGAAACGCTCGAACTCGGACGGTGCAGCAAGCAGCGGTTTCCAATTAGGTTTAATCGCTGTAAGTAGTCGGCGGGTTATGTGCGCCATATATTCGCCCATCATGTGGTTACCTATACCCAGCAGCCCTCCCGGCTTGGGGTTTTTGTAAGGTGGAAAATATTGTTCACGCATTTCGGCATTCATACTTTTCATGAACTGGAGCTGTGACTGTTCGCTATTTTCACTTGCTGTCATGTCGAGACTTGGCACTAGATACAAGTTTGGCCGCTCGGGTAGTCGCGTTTTTATGGTGTTGTAATAAGGCGCTCCGAGACCATCTTTGCTTCGATATGCGGGGTAGGAAGAGCCACGCTTCTGCGTGTGCTGTTCTACGCGATAAAGCATGGCAATCTCGCCGTGGTGGCCGTACGGATCGCCGGATTTAATGAGATTGTTCATGAGGGTCTGGCCCATCGACCATGTAAAACCCAACGTTGTACCTAAGGGGCCATATAGGTTGTAAAGTTGGTTATCGAGGTCCGCCTCAGGTGGAACACTGGGAATGGTGTCAGTGTCATTTACATGACGGTAGTGCCAGAGTTCGTTCAAACCACGTATCGCATTGAGGGTGAACGTACGGGGCATTCCGTAGGTGTACAACAGCGGATTCTGGTCCTTAAGTGTCGCTGAGTGGATCAATCCCAAAGCGCCGCCAAGACTATGCCCACAAACGTATAACTTCCGTCCTTCGAGACGGCTCGGGAGATCTTCCTTAAAGCGGAAGGGAAAGAGTCTCGGCACGACCCTGTATGCCTCACTGAATCCGAGATGCATACGACCGTCAAGTGCGAGATCCGCGCATGGAACCGAAGGCGCGCATGCAGGCGTTAGCTCAGGCTTGACGGGGCGGAAGGTCAGGTCCGTGCGTAGGTCAGGGACGCTTATCCGATCAAAGTCAGTCCCCCGCCACGCGACCATCATCTGAGTGGAATTTCTGACGTAGAAAAGTTGGGTATCGCCTTCAGGGACGTCTGCTGTTGCGGTGTTAAATACTTCGCACCGCTGGTAACGATCATCGAACGGTACGTCAGTCACCAGACAGGGCCAATTTTTCCCCCCGTCCCATACCTTGGGAGTTCGCGACAGATCAAGGCACTGCTGTGCGAAAAATTCCTGAGGCGAGCCGTACAAAGTTTCCGCGCGGTTGCTGTACGACAGAATACTCATCAGCCCCAAGTTGTAGGCATTCGCCAGGCTGTACTCAGGCTGATGATGCAACACCAACGACCATGCACGCAGTGGGCAAACTTCCAATACATGCCGGCAGTTCAGCGCTTCGTATTGCACCGTAAACCCTGAAAACTCAGCGTCGGGGAAATGATAAGCCGGCGGCGGATCCAGCTCTGGCCACGGGGGGTTGAACGCCGGCAGCTCATCACACAACTGCCCTATTCGCAGATAGTGATAGGCATGCCCCTGCTCAATCGCCTGCTTTTCCACCGGTGAAAACCCGGGACGCTGCTTTCCGTACAGAGGCTTGCTGTCACTTGCACTTGGCCGTTCGGGCTCAGGCCGCACAGCCCGCAACCGCCGCTGTTGCAGGACTTCAGCCAACGGCGCCGCCGGCATTAGCAGTGTTACGTCGAGCGGGTGAAGGTCTTCAAGTCGAATGACACCCTGGGCATCGGTGCTCCCCGAATATTCAGCAACGCAGCCTTCCCGCACCGCCTGATTGGTCGCCCGCCACGGCAGATTGGCCAGCGGCTCGCCGAGCTCATCCACCAGTTGAAATTCAACCCAATGGGTTTTCTGCGGGCCGATGGCCACAGGCTTGTAGGTGCAAAAAATGTCCGTCTGGTGCTGTCTGTCTTTCATGCCGGGTCCTTCCTGATTGAAGATTTGATGCGGTGATAGATCGTCGCGGCCGATTGCTTGGCGGCAGGCGCGGTGTCGGTAGCCGTAGCGATGCAGACCGCAACCCATCCGGGCGACGGGGCACCTGAGCGGTGGTCACTGCTCATCGGGCTTGTCATTGGGGAACTCGATCACCACGTTCCCGGGCAACAGCGTGTGAACCGGGATGGTTCTGCCGTCCTTATCGGTCACGCCGGGGAACCGCTCGCCCTCCTGGGTGGTGATCAGGTAACGGACGAAGGGGGCGTAACCCTTGACCGCGTCGCTGAGGGTGTAGCCCGCGGCATAGCCCGGCGGTATCGGCGTCGCCGGGGTGGTCAGCGTGGTGGCACCGCCCTTTAGCACGTACGCGGCCCGGTGATGGATGTTCCCCGGCGCGCCCAGCTCGATTTCGCCATCCTTGATGCGGATGAACGCGCCGCCGCAGCTGAAGACGATTTCTTCGGGCGCACTGATCTCGACACGGCCGTCCAGGCTTTCAATTTTTATCTGGTCATTCGCCAACGCGTGCATCGCGCCGCCGTAGGCGTGGAGCTGCATATCCCCATCCACGGCTTTTAGATCGAGGCCTTTGGTCACAGCGCACAGGCTGATCGCACCCTCAGCCGTGCCGGTGATGTCGTGGCCTGCACTGATGTTGGTGGAGCGCGACGACGTGATGGCAACGCTGTCACGGCCGGAGGACAGCAAAACAGCCTCGGGACTGACCACGCCGATGCCGGCCGGCGCATGCAGCAAAAGCCCGGGCTCGGCCAGGTTGGTCAGGGCCGCAGTGAGTTGTTCGTGGCCGCTCGTATCGGCGGCAATGGCCTGGGCACTTCGTGCGGCTTGAGCCATGGAGCGGGCCAGCGACAATGCGCTTTCAAGCTGCTCGATTGCAGCGTCCATATCGAGCTGCTGACCGTGGGCTCTGGTCTGTTCATCCGCACTGATAAACACCCCACGCCCGGCCCGAACCGCGCCCCAGCCATCCGTGCGCAATTCAAACCCTTCGCCGCGCTTATCCTTCTCGTTATCGACCAGATGCCCAAGGTTCAGCTGGCTCTTGCCGCTGTGCTCGGTGCTGAGTTTGATGTGTTCCTTGCCGCGATCGTCCTCCATGCGCAGCTTGTTATTGGCCGGGGTGCGCAGCACGTTGCGTTTGTAGTCGCTGCGCAGCAGCGTCACATGGTCGGGATGTCTACTGTCGTGAAGCGCATGGGCGATGTAGGGCCGGTCCGGGTCGCCCTGCTCAAACGCGATGGCTACTTCGGTGCCGCAGATCAGTGGCAGGTGCAGGCCGTGGGTATCCCCGGCATACGGACGGGCCAATCTGAGCCACAGGCTTTCTTCGCCCAGCTCCCAGCTGTCGCGGTCAAACAGAAAGTTGACCTTGTAGCGGCCTTCGCGGTCGATGTGGCTATAGGGATCGTTGGCCAGCGAGCTGGTGACCCGGGCCGGCACGGTTCCGGCAATTTGCGGTTTCGCCAGCAACGGCGGCCGAAAACACACGCTCTCGGAATACGGAATCGCTTCAAAGCTCAACTCAAAACTGCGATCCCGCGCAGCGCGCAGCTGCAGTCCTGTAATGACCGCACCCGGCTCAAACGCCTGCGGCGCCCCACCGGAAATCTGCAGCACCTCCGCCAATCCCAACGAAGCACTGCTGCTTATACCGCTCAGCCGAGTCTGATCATTCAGATACCGCTCATGCCGCAGCCGACCATAGAAAAATCCGCTCTCCCCCAGCAGATCCTCATCCTGATCCAGCTTGTGGCCCAAGGCCTTGAACGGCTCAGCATAGTGATACGCCTCACCATAGGTCGTGGTGTCACCTCGCGTCTGATCGACATCGCCATCCAGCCAGGCACTCGCTTCCCGGTGGTGATACGCCCGAAAGTGAACGCTCTGCTCCACCACTTCATTACTGACCTGCAGCCCCCAAACCCCATCCTGACTATTGCTGCCCAACCCGGATTGAGGCCGAAACGGCAAGCTCACCCGAGGCCTGACGTAATGACGCTGATCATCATGAAACTCGACGACCGCAATGCCCAATCGTTCATTGTTGCTAAAGCGATACCAGATCCCCACCTCGGCTAATAAGCGCGAGATAAACGCCAGATCGCTCTCGCCGTACTGCATCACCTGCTCGCGCTTCGGGTAGTCCCGCACCAGCGTGAACAGAAAGTCCTGCCCCTCAAAATCATGCCGCGTGCGCAAGATGCTCTCGACAATTTGCGGCACGGACTGGTGCTGATAAATCCGAAATTGCCGCCCACGCGCCAGCAACGCCAAGCGCGGCTCCAGCGTCACTTCATAGCGCGCCTCGT contains the following coding sequences:
- a CDS encoding lipase family protein, with amino-acid sequence MKDRQHQTDIFCTYKPVAIGPQKTHWVEFQLVDELGEPLANLPWRATNQAVREGCVAEYSGSTDAQGVIRLEDLHPLDVTLLMPAAPLAEVLQQRRLRAVRPEPERPSASDSKPLYGKQRPGFSPVEKQAIEQGHAYHYLRIGQLCDELPAFNPPWPELDPPPAYHFPDAEFSGFTVQYEALNCRHVLEVCPLRAWSLVLHHQPEYSLANAYNLGLMSILSYSNRAETLYGSPQEFFAQQCLDLSRTPKVWDGGKNWPCLVTDVPFDDRYQRCEVFNTATADVPEGDTQLFYVRNSTQMMVAWRGTDFDRISVPDLRTDLTFRPVKPELTPACAPSVPCADLALDGRMHLGFSEAYRVVPRLFPFRFKEDLPSRLEGRKLYVCGHSLGGALGLIHSATLKDQNPLLYTYGMPRTFTLNAIRGLNELWHYRHVNDTDTIPSVPPEADLDNQLYNLYGPLGTTLGFTWSMGQTLMNNLIKSGDPYGHHGEIAMLYRVEQHTQKRGSSYPAYRSKDGLGAPYYNTIKTRLPERPNLYLVPSLDMTASENSEQSQLQFMKSMNAEMREQYFPPYKNPKPGGLLGIGNHMMGEYMAHITRRLLTAIKPNWKPLLAAPSEFERFKKQMEEHGSTSPKDEHKRNRWFLLMHEEVDAALKETRQLDGGVEALERLDSIARVRG
- a CDS encoding type VI secretion system Vgr family protein, with product MNDATGIFFDHSRHKFVVHNLPVALDVLAFEGEEQLSQPFHYRVEFTSVERDIGAERMLGQDAQFSLHAAAHTLPMAIPGLPAPKVEALRTLHGVVTGFKRLSGSADEARYEVTLEPRLALLARGRQFRIYQHQSVPQIVESILRTRHDFEGQDFLFTLVRDYPKREQVMQYGESDLAFISRLLAEVGIWYRFSNNERLGIAVVEFHDDQRHYVRPRVSLPFRPQSGLGSNSQDGVWGLQVSNEVVEQSVHFRAYHHREASAWLDGDVDQTRGDTTTYGEAYHYAEPFKALGHKLDQDEDLLGESGFFYGRLRHERYLNDQTRLSGISSSASLGLAEVLQISGGAPQAFEPGAVITGLQLRAARDRSFELSFEAIPYSESVCFRPPLLAKPQIAGTVPARVTSSLANDPYSHIDREGRYKVNFLFDRDSWELGEESLWLRLARPYAGDTHGLHLPLICGTEVAIAFEQGDPDRPYIAHALHDSRHPDHVTLLRSDYKRNVLRTPANNKLRMEDDRGKEHIKLSTEHSGKSQLNLGHLVDNEKDKRGEGFELRTDGWGAVRAGRGVFISADEQTRAHGQQLDMDAAIEQLESALSLARSMAQAARSAQAIAADTSGHEQLTAALTNLAEPGLLLHAPAGIGVVSPEAVLLSSGRDSVAITSSRSTNISAGHDITGTAEGAISLCAVTKGLDLKAVDGDMQLHAYGGAMHALANDQIKIESLDGRVEISAPEEIVFSCGGAFIRIKDGEIELGAPGNIHHRAAYVLKGGATTLTTPATPIPPGYAAGYTLSDAVKGYAPFVRYLITTQEGERFPGVTDKDGRTIPVHTLLPGNVVIEFPNDKPDEQ